ACGCCCCAGCTGCACATTTTGCAGCAACTTGTTGTTGCGCCCATTTATCACTGAAAGAAACCGACTTAAGTTATTAGCGACATAAATGCGGCCCGTGATTACATTAAGTGCGGGTGTTATCACAGGGTTATTACCGACTTTGATGGTCGCAATGATAGTCTGTGTATTCCCGTTAATGACGGAGACGGTATTATTTATTGTGTTGGTCACATAGATCCGATTGGTAAGCACATTGATAACGATTCTGGAAGGGCGACCACCGACTTCAATCTGTGTTCGGATCTGGTTTGTTTTTCCATCTATGACGAATATAATTCCGTCTGCGCTAGTCACATAAATCAAATTTTTTCGAACATTTACTCCGATATTGTCAGGGAATCGGCCTACTTTGATGGTCTTGATCACCTGGTTTGTCCGCCCGTTTATAACAGAAACCGTTTCATCACGGAAGTTAGGTACATAAATTCGGTTAGTTTGGGGGTTAATTCCGAGCTGTGTTGGCAGTCTTCCTACACTGATGCGTGCGATAATTCTATTGATTCTGGCATCGAGTACCCCGATAGTTCCAGCCTGAGTGTCTGGGTTTACAAAGTATACCCGATTTGTGTCGACATTTACTTCGATATCTCCGATCGGTCCGGCAGAGCGGATTGTAGCAATCACTTTTGGCTGCGCCATGCTTATACCCCTTTTCAAGTAAATAGATACTTCATTATATTTAGGCTTAGGCAAAAGGGTACTTCATTTATCGTTGCAAGATGTATCTCCGTGGTGTAGAATAATATTCCCTCATCCACATTTTGGGATTTATGTAAACGATATTTTTTTAGGGGAATTGAGATTGATTGGAGGTTGGAGGGGAAGATGATGAAATCAGTGTTATCAGATATTTTACTAACGC
The window above is part of the Paenibacillus sp. FSL K6-0276 genome. Proteins encoded here:
- a CDS encoding YncE family protein codes for the protein MAQPKVIATIRSAGPIGDIEVNVDTNRVYFVNPDTQAGTIGVLDARINRIIARISVGRLPTQLGINPQTNRIYVPNFRDETVSVINGRTNQVIKTIKVGRFPDNIGVNVRKNLIYVTSADGIIFVIDGKTNQIRTQIEVGGRPSRIVINVLTNRIYVTNTINNTVSVINGNTQTIIATIKVGNNPVITPALNVITGRIYVANNLSRFLSVINGRNNKLLQNVQLGRLQSEVVLNPLTNRIYVSSAQVEGKGKLFVINGRNNKIITTKVLPTSSNTTINPNTNHLFVGNFEKNHISVYNASTFKRLARFPSVSGSTVLNPLTNRIYVGGNDSITVIQDAPELIR